The following are encoded in a window of Merismopedia glauca CCAP 1448/3 genomic DNA:
- a CDS encoding pseudouridine synthase, whose product MHRHILFYKPYGVLSQFTPNQNDSQQETLKNYISIPDVYAVGRLDADSEGLLLLTSDGKLQHRLSDPKFGHWRTYWVQVERIPDEPALEQLRRGVTIQKYRTLPTKVQLLAAETDLPPRTPPIRYRKNVPTSWLEMSLIEGKNRQVRRMTAAVGFPTLRLVRVAIGNLKLESLQPGEWREVSDRELKQLMTQNRRSGTKEVDNDPLAVQVYTSFAPTCELKGTDLTQKY is encoded by the coding sequence ATGCATCGACACATTTTATTTTATAAACCCTATGGCGTACTGAGTCAATTTACCCCAAATCAAAATGATTCTCAGCAAGAAACTCTGAAAAATTATATCTCTATACCTGATGTGTATGCTGTTGGTCGCTTAGATGCAGACAGTGAGGGTTTGCTGTTGCTAACTAGCGATGGGAAGTTACAGCACCGCCTCAGCGATCCTAAGTTTGGACACTGGCGCACCTATTGGGTACAAGTAGAAAGAATTCCCGACGAACCTGCTTTAGAACAATTGCGTCGGGGAGTAACTATCCAGAAGTATCGGACTTTACCCACCAAAGTTCAATTATTAGCCGCAGAAACCGATTTACCGCCCCGCACCCCCCCCATACGCTACCGTAAGAATGTGCCTACATCTTGGTTAGAAATGTCTTTAATAGAGGGGAAAAACCGTCAGGTGAGGCGCATGACTGCGGCTGTGGGATTTCCGACTTTAAGGCTAGTGAGGGTGGCTATAGGCAATCTGAAGCTAGAATCTTTGCAACCTGGGGAATGGAGGGAGGTGAGCGATCGGGAATTGAAGCAGTTAATGACACAAAATCGTCGATCGGGGACGAAAGAAGTAGATAATGATCCCTTAGCTGTCCAAGTTTACACCAGTTTTGCACCAACTTGTGAGCTCAAGGGAACCGATTTGACCCAAAAATATTAG
- the tadA gene encoding tRNA adenosine(34) deaminase TadA — protein MSLNQSWKSLNEEAYLHHCSWMQEALCLAQTAGEAGEIPVGAVIIDERGEAIATGENRRQRDCDPTAHAEIIALRNAGQVLGSWYLNKCTLYVTLEPCPMCAGAIIQSRLGLLVYGANEPKSGAIRTVLNLPDSAASNHRLEVISGILESACQTQLQTWFANRRS, from the coding sequence TTGAGCTTAAATCAGTCGTGGAAAAGCCTCAACGAAGAAGCATACCTCCATCATTGTTCTTGGATGCAAGAAGCTCTATGTTTAGCTCAGACGGCGGGTGAAGCGGGGGAAATACCTGTAGGTGCAGTGATTATTGATGAGCGGGGAGAGGCGATCGCTACTGGGGAAAATCGCCGCCAACGAGACTGCGATCCTACTGCTCACGCGGAAATTATCGCGTTGCGAAATGCTGGTCAAGTTTTGGGAAGTTGGTATCTCAACAAATGCACTCTATATGTCACCCTAGAGCCTTGTCCCATGTGTGCTGGAGCGATTATTCAATCGCGCCTGGGATTGTTGGTCTACGGAGCTAATGAACCCAAAAGCGGAGCGATTCGGACAGTCCTCAACCTTCCAGACAGTGCTGCTTCTAATCACCGACTAGAAGTAATTAGCGGAATTTTGGAATCTGCTTGTCAAACCCAGTTACAAACTTGGTTTGCCAATCGCCGTTCGTGA
- a CDS encoding SRPBCC family protein: MSDWLEHTVQVEVEVPIDFVWSLWSDLEQMPMWMKWIKSVQILPENPELSRWKLASGAFEFSWLSRIVKIIPHQIIQWESVDGLPNRGAIRFYDRHTSSIVKLTVSYAIPGILGQIMDNLFLGRIVESTIQADLNRFRDYALLAKAKESDVET; this comes from the coding sequence ATGTCTGATTGGCTAGAACATACCGTCCAAGTAGAAGTTGAAGTCCCGATAGACTTTGTTTGGAGTCTGTGGTCTGACTTAGAACAAATGCCGATGTGGATGAAATGGATTAAATCAGTCCAAATTCTTCCAGAAAACCCCGAATTATCCCGATGGAAACTCGCATCAGGAGCATTTGAATTCAGTTGGCTGTCCAGAATTGTCAAAATCATTCCCCATCAAATTATTCAATGGGAATCTGTAGACGGTTTACCCAATCGAGGAGCAATTAGATTCTACGATCGCCACACTAGCAGTATTGTCAAACTGACGGTTAGTTATGCTATTCCTGGTATCCTCGGTCAAATCATGGATAATCTGTTCTTAGGACGGATTGTCGAATCAACCATTCAAGCCGATTTAAACCGATTTAGAGACTATGCTCTGTTAGCTAAAGCCAAAGAGTCAGACGTAGAGACGTAG